From Paenibacillus sp. V4I7, the proteins below share one genomic window:
- a CDS encoding toll/interleukin-1 receptor domain-containing protein: MTKIFISHATADNKMVTKLMDMLQTQFNLTRDNFFYTSDEELTFGGNWIEEIRKGMIDATLILPIITPRYLESQFCLCELGAAWVNQQALVPIIIPPLDHNALSATPYRTWVQALTLTTTTDLQRLGDAFTKRQIGTAAQMVRFTSRAQDFYNETLTPFIEEMKKRETITPAIVKTLRDQNAALNEAFKMTEDEVRALQSENEKLRSMKDAEQVKAMDHSQMSEWDTFLQAVETAKKTLSNFNRLATSVLYHNYKGSPYGGFVGADEDRYQLNVLENEGLIVFDEGWQPDFKHPLVDQAQQALSKLDNVIRTYGDIIQDRFFKDFGTVRLGLAFSPFWERVLEQRIDHSTR, translated from the coding sequence TTGACAAAGATTTTTATTAGCCACGCTACAGCCGATAACAAAATGGTAACAAAACTTATGGATATGCTTCAAACCCAATTCAATCTAACTAGGGATAACTTCTTCTATACTTCCGATGAAGAACTTACATTCGGAGGTAACTGGATCGAAGAAATCCGAAAAGGGATGATAGATGCAACTTTGATTCTGCCGATAATTACTCCACGGTATTTGGAAAGCCAATTTTGCCTCTGCGAGTTAGGTGCTGCGTGGGTAAACCAGCAAGCTTTGGTACCAATTATTATTCCTCCATTAGATCATAATGCATTGTCTGCAACCCCATACCGTACTTGGGTGCAGGCTCTTACCTTAACTACGACAACTGATCTTCAGCGCTTGGGTGATGCCTTCACCAAAAGACAAATAGGAACAGCTGCTCAAATGGTTCGTTTTACAAGCAGAGCACAGGATTTCTATAATGAAACACTCACTCCGTTTATAGAAGAAATGAAAAAGAGAGAGACAATTACGCCAGCCATAGTGAAAACGTTACGCGATCAAAATGCTGCGCTGAACGAGGCATTTAAGATGACCGAGGACGAAGTGAGGGCGCTACAATCAGAAAACGAGAAGCTCCGTAGTATGAAAGATGCCGAGCAAGTGAAAGCGATGGATCATTCCCAAATGAGCGAATGGGATACGTTTTTGCAGGCTGTAGAAACCGCTAAGAAAACCTTATCCAACTTCAACCGTCTAGCAACAAGTGTTCTTTATCATAACTACAAAGGATCGCCTTATGGTGGATTTGTAGGTGCTGACGAAGACAGATATCAACTTAATGTTCTGGAGAACGAAGGCCTAATCGTATTTGATGAGGGGTGGCAACCAGACTTTAAGCACCCTCTAGTGGATCAGGCTCAACAAGCATTATCCAAATTGGATAATGTAATACGGACATATGGAGATATTATTCAGGATCGTTTTTTTAAAGATTTTGGCACTGTTCGACTTGGACTTGCTTTTTCACCTTTCTGGGAAAGAGTTCTTGAACAAAGAATTGATCACTCCACGAGATGA